From Gemmatimonadaceae bacterium, the proteins below share one genomic window:
- a CDS encoding mechanosensitive ion channel: MTFLDRLTDSLARLWEYIPALFGAAVVLTLGYLIARLAQRTVMRLLRRVHLNETLARGGMTAPLDASGTPLTPTRVVSNVVFWFILFTAMLLAADTLGIDYLGQAFSELVSYVPSVIAAVVIVILGIVLGDLVAALISASASALTGSTILARVGKAGVVLLAVFMSLQELGVATGIVTTAFAIIFGAVALALALSFGLGNRELAGEVTRRAYEQWRAERDAVRRAQADAEPPSVDGP; the protein is encoded by the coding sequence ATGACATTCCTCGACAGACTGACTGACAGCCTCGCGCGGCTCTGGGAGTACATCCCGGCGCTCTTCGGCGCGGCGGTGGTGCTCACGCTTGGCTACCTGATTGCGCGGCTCGCCCAGCGCACGGTGATGCGCCTGCTGCGCCGCGTGCACTTGAACGAGACGCTGGCCCGCGGTGGCATGACGGCGCCGCTTGATGCCTCGGGCACGCCACTGACGCCGACGCGCGTGGTCTCAAACGTCGTGTTCTGGTTCATCCTGTTCACGGCGATGCTGCTGGCGGCGGACACGCTGGGCATCGACTACCTCGGCCAGGCGTTCAGCGAGCTTGTGAGCTACGTGCCGAGCGTGATCGCGGCGGTGGTGATCGTGATCCTCGGCATCGTGCTGGGTGACTTGGTGGCGGCCCTGATCTCTGCCTCGGCCTCGGCGCTGACTGGGAGCACGATCCTCGCGCGCGTGGGCAAGGCGGGCGTGGTGCTATTGGCGGTGTTCATGTCGCTGCAGGAGCTGGGCGTGGCGACGGGGATCGTGACGACGGCGTTTGCGATCATCTTCGGCGCCGTGGCATTGGCGCTGGCGCTCTCCTTCGGGCTCGGCAACCGTGAGCTCGCCGGTGAGGTCACCCGGCGGGCCTACGAGCAGTGGCGTGCCGAGCGGGATGCGGTGCGCAGGGCGCAGGCGGATGCGGAGCCTCCTTCGGTGGACGGGCCTTAA
- the gyrA gene encoding DNA gyrase subunit A produces the protein MTAPNNRERILPRLIQDEVRESFINYSMSVIVSRALPDVRDGLKPVHRRVLYAMNELGLVPGRPYKKSATVVGDVLGKYHPHGDQSVYDALVRMVQDFSLRYPLVDGQGNFGSVDGDPAAAYRYTESRLTRIAVEMLTDIDKNTVDFAPNFDDRLEEPTVLPSAFPSLLVNGSAGIAVGMATNIPPHNLREVAAAVVAMIDNPDLEVDEIRKLIKGPDFPTGAFIYGRAGIKDYIETGRGKVVMRARAVIEEKESSNKSQIVVTELPYQVNRANLVINIAELVRDKKIEGVSDLRDESDANTRIVIELKRDAIPKVVLNQLYKHTSMQTTFGVIMLALVPDPVTRRLVPKVMPLKEVLGHYIAHRHEVIVRRTQFDLDKAKEREHILEGLKICVDNIDEVIKVIRAAEDTPQASEQLQRRFKLSERQAEAVLNMRLAKLTGLEIEKLEEELKEVRATIKDLQALLDSKPKRMQVMKDELATLVQTYGDERRTEIVSDEGEFSVEDLIANEEMVVTISHAGYIKRTNISTYRKQRRGGVGTKGTELRTEDFVEHLFVAQTHDYLLVFTHDGRCFWLKVHEIPEGARAAKGKPIVNLINVTPDTTVKAIVPVKQFSENEYLMFATRKGTVKKTALSEYSNVRSTGIKGIKLEEGDELVDVQITGGTNDVVLVTKHGLSIRFHEQEARPMGRDTTGVRGINLADDDKVVGMVVVKREASLLVVTELALGKLTNIEEYRVQGRGGKGILTVKRTERTGDVVGLLEVLPEDGLMLITRGGQSLRCAVNQIRETGRVAQGVRLKDLEMGDVVAAIARVVSDDKEDGAVDGGSDGPDEQIELSAQE, from the coding sequence ATGACCGCACCGAACAACCGGGAACGGATCCTTCCGCGCCTGATCCAGGACGAGGTCCGCGAGTCGTTCATCAACTATTCGATGAGCGTCATCGTGAGCCGTGCGCTGCCCGATGTGCGCGACGGCCTCAAGCCCGTGCACCGGCGCGTGCTGTATGCCATGAACGAGCTGGGGCTGGTGCCGGGGCGGCCGTACAAGAAATCCGCGACCGTCGTTGGTGACGTTCTCGGTAAGTACCACCCGCACGGTGACCAGTCGGTCTACGACGCCCTCGTGCGCATGGTGCAGGACTTCTCGCTGCGTTATCCGCTGGTGGACGGCCAAGGCAACTTCGGCTCCGTCGATGGTGACCCTGCGGCCGCGTATCGCTACACCGAGTCGCGGCTCACGCGCATCGCCGTCGAGATGCTCACCGACATCGACAAGAACACCGTCGATTTCGCGCCCAACTTCGACGACCGGCTCGAGGAGCCGACGGTGCTGCCGTCGGCGTTCCCTAGCCTCCTGGTGAATGGCTCGGCCGGCATCGCCGTCGGCATGGCCACCAACATCCCGCCGCACAACCTGCGCGAGGTGGCCGCCGCGGTCGTAGCGATGATCGACAACCCGGACCTCGAGGTGGACGAGATCCGGAAGCTCATCAAGGGCCCGGACTTCCCGACGGGTGCGTTCATCTATGGGCGCGCCGGCATCAAGGACTACATCGAGACCGGTCGCGGCAAGGTCGTGATGCGCGCGCGTGCGGTGATCGAGGAGAAGGAATCCTCGAACAAGTCGCAGATCGTCGTCACCGAGCTGCCGTACCAGGTCAACCGCGCCAACCTCGTGATCAACATCGCTGAGTTGGTGCGCGACAAGAAGATCGAGGGCGTGAGCGACCTGCGCGACGAGTCGGACGCGAACACGCGCATCGTGATCGAGCTCAAGCGCGACGCCATCCCGAAGGTGGTGCTGAACCAGCTGTACAAGCACACGTCGATGCAGACGACCTTCGGCGTGATCATGCTGGCGCTGGTGCCGGACCCGGTGACGCGGCGCTTGGTGCCGAAGGTGATGCCGCTCAAGGAAGTGTTGGGGCACTACATCGCGCACCGCCACGAGGTCATCGTCCGCCGGACGCAGTTCGACCTCGACAAGGCCAAGGAGCGCGAGCACATCCTGGAAGGCCTCAAGATCTGCGTCGACAATATCGACGAGGTGATCAAGGTCATCCGCGCGGCCGAGGACACGCCGCAGGCCAGCGAGCAGTTGCAGAGGCGCTTCAAGCTGAGCGAGCGGCAGGCCGAGGCCGTGCTCAACATGCGCCTCGCCAAGCTGACCGGGCTTGAGATCGAGAAGCTGGAGGAGGAGCTCAAGGAAGTCCGCGCGACCATCAAGGACCTGCAGGCCCTGCTCGACAGCAAGCCGAAGCGGATGCAGGTGATGAAGGACGAGCTCGCGACGCTGGTGCAGACCTACGGCGACGAGCGGCGCACGGAGATCGTGTCCGACGAGGGCGAGTTCTCCGTCGAGGACCTCATCGCCAACGAGGAGATGGTCGTGACCATCTCACACGCGGGCTACATCAAGCGCACGAACATCTCGACCTACCGCAAGCAGCGGCGCGGCGGCGTGGGGACCAAGGGCACGGAGCTCCGCACGGAGGACTTCGTGGAGCACCTGTTCGTGGCGCAGACGCACGACTACCTGCTCGTGTTCACGCACGACGGGCGCTGCTTCTGGCTGAAGGTGCACGAGATCCCCGAGGGCGCGCGGGCGGCAAAGGGCAAGCCGATCGTGAACCTCATCAACGTGACGCCGGACACTACGGTGAAGGCGATCGTGCCGGTGAAGCAGTTCTCCGAGAACGAGTACCTGATGTTCGCGACGCGGAAGGGCACGGTGAAGAAGACCGCGCTCTCCGAGTACTCGAACGTGCGCTCGACGGGCATCAAGGGCATCAAGCTCGAGGAGGGCGACGAGCTGGTGGACGTGCAGATCACGGGCGGCACGAACGACGTTGTGCTGGTGACCAAGCACGGGCTGAGCATCCGCTTCCACGAGCAGGAGGCGCGGCCGATGGGCCGCGATACCACCGGCGTGCGCGGCATCAACCTGGCCGACGATGACAAGGTGGTCGGCATGGTCGTCGTGAAGCGCGAGGCCTCGCTGCTTGTGGTGACCGAGCTGGCGCTAGGCAAGCTGACGAACATCGAGGAGTACCGCGTGCAGGGCCGTGGCGGGAAGGGCATCCTCACGGTGAAGCGCACGGAACGCACCGGCGATGTGGTCGGCCTGCTCGAGGTACTGCCCGAGGATGGGCTGATGCTCATCACGCGCGGCGGGCAGTCGCTGCGCTGCGCGGTGAATCAGATCCGCGAGACCGGTCGCGTGGCGCAGGGCGTGCGACTCAAGGACCTCGAGATGGGCGATGTGGTGGCCGCGATCGCGCGCGTGGTATCGGACGACAAGGAAGACGGGGCCGTCGATGGTGGATCGGACGGACCCGATGAACAGATTGAGCTGAGCGCTCAGGAGTAG
- a CDS encoding sigma-70 family RNA polymerase sigma factor, with the protein MDESMFTTEADRGSSALRRAALYWAADADDVEDLVQQTWLIAWQRRSSFRGDGDFVGWLLAVGRSVLSREWKKRRRERRAELSEAISDESLPPDTSVQSAHARDTQEDELLDLVMQLPARQRTVVVAHHGFGMSVKQVAEMLGRSPETVKATLAHAKKNLRGRRGRTARRVRPGVLEDSREESRTNPI; encoded by the coding sequence ATGGACGAGTCGATGTTTACCACAGAGGCGGATCGGGGATCGAGCGCGCTTCGACGGGCGGCGCTCTATTGGGCCGCAGACGCTGACGACGTCGAGGACCTTGTCCAGCAGACCTGGCTCATTGCATGGCAGCGCCGGTCTTCGTTTAGAGGCGACGGCGATTTTGTTGGTTGGCTCCTAGCGGTCGGACGATCGGTCCTTAGTAGAGAGTGGAAGAAGAGACGGCGCGAGCGCCGCGCGGAACTCTCGGAGGCAATCAGCGACGAGTCACTACCCCCTGACACCAGCGTCCAATCCGCTCACGCCCGTGATACCCAGGAAGACGAGTTGCTCGATCTCGTCATGCAGCTTCCCGCTAGACAGCGTACGGTCGTGGTGGCACATCACGGATTCGGGATGTCCGTCAAGCAAGTCGCGGAAATGCTCGGACGCAGTCCAGAGACGGTCAAAGCCACTTTGGCCCATGCGAAGAAGAATCTTCGAGGCCGGCGCGGTAGGACGGCCCGCCGGGTGCGTCCGGGGGTGCTCGAAGATTCGCGCGAGGAATCTCGCACTAACCCGATTTGA
- the lpdA gene encoding dihydrolipoyl dehydrogenase, translating to MTDQNLNPDVLVIGGGPGGYVAAIRAAQLGLTVVCAEFDKTLGGTCVNVGCIPSKALLGSSEHYEFAIKHAQEHGIRLSGVQLDLAQMMKRKDDVVSQNTKGVEYLFKKNKVTWAKGVATLRKDNVVEVKGIDGNVTAYRPKNVIVATGSVPMGLPFLPFDEERVLSNVGALRIPEVPKHLIVIGGGVIGLELGSVWRRLGAMVTVIEYAPTILPGMDDDVIKEATKIFSKQGLEIHTKTQVTGGHREGQRVVVGTGTNGDARTFGADYVLISIGRKPALTGIDAEALGLKLGKRGEIAVDAQMRTNLPNVYAIGDATGGKLLAHKAEEEGVIAAEVIAGKKAKMHYHNMPGVVYTWPEVASAGMTEAEVKASGRQYKVGKFPFSANGRARTMGSTEGFVKFVTDARTDEILGCHMIGPNVSDLLSEIVLAMEYRGTADDVGETVHSHPTLSEVVKEAALGALGRTIHM from the coding sequence GTGACCGACCAGAACCTGAATCCCGACGTCCTCGTCATTGGCGGCGGCCCCGGCGGCTACGTGGCCGCCATCCGCGCCGCGCAGCTCGGCCTCACGGTCGTCTGCGCCGAGTTCGACAAGACCCTCGGCGGCACCTGCGTCAACGTGGGCTGCATCCCGTCGAAGGCGCTGCTCGGCTCCAGCGAGCACTACGAGTTCGCCATCAAGCACGCGCAGGAGCACGGCATTCGCCTGAGCGGCGTGCAGCTGGACCTCGCGCAGATGATGAAGCGCAAGGACGATGTGGTTTCGCAGAACACCAAGGGCGTCGAGTACCTGTTCAAGAAGAACAAGGTCACCTGGGCCAAGGGCGTGGCCACGCTGCGCAAGGACAACGTGGTCGAGGTGAAGGGCATCGACGGCAATGTCACGGCCTACCGCCCGAAGAACGTCATCGTCGCCACCGGCTCCGTGCCGATGGGCTTGCCCTTCCTGCCCTTCGATGAAGAGCGCGTGCTCTCCAACGTGGGCGCGCTGCGCATCCCCGAGGTGCCCAAGCACCTCATCGTGATCGGCGGCGGCGTGATCGGCCTTGAGCTCGGCTCCGTGTGGCGCCGCCTCGGCGCGATGGTCACGGTGATCGAGTACGCGCCGACCATCCTGCCGGGCATGGACGACGACGTCATCAAGGAAGCGACGAAGATCTTCAGCAAGCAGGGCCTGGAGATTCACACGAAGACGCAGGTGACCGGCGGGCACCGCGAGGGCCAGCGCGTGGTGGTCGGCACGGGCACCAACGGCGACGCGCGCACCTTCGGCGCCGACTACGTACTGATCTCGATCGGCCGCAAGCCGGCGCTCACGGGCATCGACGCCGAGGCGCTGGGCCTCAAGCTCGGCAAGCGCGGCGAGATCGCCGTGGATGCGCAGATGCGGACCAACCTCCCGAACGTCTACGCAATTGGCGACGCCACGGGCGGCAAGCTGCTCGCGCACAAGGCCGAGGAAGAGGGTGTGATCGCCGCCGAGGTGATTGCGGGCAAGAAGGCGAAGATGCACTACCACAACATGCCGGGCGTCGTGTACACCTGGCCCGAAGTTGCCAGCGCGGGGATGACCGAGGCCGAAGTGAAGGCCAGCGGCCGTCAGTACAAGGTCGGCAAGTTCCCGTTCAGCGCGAATGGTCGCGCCCGCACGATGGGCAGCACGGAAGGTTTCGTGAAGTTCGTGACCGACGCGCGCACGGACGAGATCCTCGGCTGCCATATGATCGGCCCGAACGTGAGCGACCTACTCAGCGAGATCGTGCTCGCGATGGAGTACCGCGGCACCGCCGACGACGTGGGCGAGACGGTGCACTCACACCCGACGCTCAGCGAGGTGGTGAAGGAAGCGGCGTTGGGGGCGCTGGGGCGGACGATTCACATGTAG
- a CDS encoding zinc-binding dehydrogenase, translated as MRALTIDAHGGLEQIRFREDVAEPELRADGDVRVRMRAVALNRLDLWTIGGLPGITIVPPWVLGADGMGVVESAQGDAGGLKAGDRVVVNPGISCRQCEWCQRGEQSLCVRFGLLGEHHPGTFAEYAVLPAANLRRIPDSVPDDVAAAYTLATLTAWRMCVTRAAVREGEDVLIWGIGGGVAQAALRICKARGARVWVTSSSPDKLTKAEALGADVLINHATEDVGRVVREKTKRRGVDVVIESVGEQAWDASLMSLTRGGRLVTCGGTSGPSLRMDVRRLFWYQWSIMGSTMGNDAEFDAVTAELAAGRLWPSVDAVYPLAEGREAFARMERGEQFGKLVLKVSDG; from the coding sequence GTGCGAGCGTTGACCATCGATGCACATGGCGGGTTGGAGCAGATTCGGTTCCGTGAGGATGTGGCGGAGCCGGAGCTGCGTGCTGATGGCGACGTGCGGGTACGGATGCGGGCGGTGGCCCTCAACCGCCTCGACTTATGGACGATTGGCGGGCTTCCGGGCATCACGATTGTGCCCCCCTGGGTGCTGGGGGCGGACGGGATGGGCGTGGTCGAATCCGCGCAAGGCGATGCGGGCGGGCTGAAGGCCGGCGACCGGGTAGTGGTCAACCCTGGCATCTCCTGCCGACAGTGCGAGTGGTGCCAGCGAGGCGAGCAGTCGCTCTGCGTGCGATTCGGCCTGCTCGGCGAGCACCATCCGGGGACCTTTGCGGAGTACGCGGTGCTGCCGGCGGCGAACCTTCGCCGCATTCCGGACTCCGTGCCGGATGACGTCGCGGCTGCCTACACCTTGGCCACGCTGACTGCCTGGCGGATGTGCGTGACGCGCGCCGCCGTCCGCGAGGGCGAGGACGTGCTGATCTGGGGCATCGGCGGCGGGGTGGCGCAAGCCGCACTGCGCATCTGCAAGGCGCGCGGCGCGCGGGTCTGGGTGACGTCGTCGAGCCCTGACAAGCTGACGAAGGCCGAGGCGCTCGGGGCGGACGTGCTGATCAACCACGCCACTGAGGACGTGGGCCGCGTGGTTCGAGAGAAGACCAAGCGGCGCGGCGTGGACGTGGTGATTGAGTCCGTGGGCGAGCAGGCCTGGGACGCCTCGTTGATGAGCCTGACGCGCGGAGGTCGGCTGGTGACCTGCGGCGGGACCAGCGGACCGTCGCTGCGGATGGACGTGCGGCGGCTCTTTTGGTATCAGTGGAGCATCATGGGTTCGACGATGGGGAACGACGCCGAGTTTGATGCCGTGACTGCCGAGCTGGCGGCCGGACGGCTGTGGCCTTCCGTAGATGCCGTGTATCCGTTGGCCGAGGGGCGGGAGGCCTTCGCCCGGATGGAGCGCGGCGAACAGTTCGGCAAACTCGTGCTGAAGGTGAGCGATGGCTGA
- the odhB gene encoding 2-oxoglutarate dehydrogenase complex dihydrolipoyllysine-residue succinyltransferase, whose product MIEIKVPPLGESITEATVSRWLKQEGDAIAVGDTLVELETDKITVEVPALNAGVLQKRVKREGDVVQLNETLGHIGDAGSGAAAPAASAPAPAAPAPSAPPAATPVPQTPPRIPTPPSTAAIGSAPAPRNSGEVRAAPSASKLANENGLDLSSVQGTGRGGVVSKPDVVDALERRTTGSTPSSTQASDPAAAPPPAPKAAAPSAPPATAAPKPAAPAPAPRAPGERETREKMTTRRKRIAENLLNAQHSTAHLTTFNEIDMSAVSAVRARMKERVEKEHGVKLSFMPFFAKAAAMALKAYPVVNAQIDGDSIVYKHYVNLGIAVASEAGLVVPNIKDADRLSMVGFSRAMNAVAKRARDGKLTMDDLTGGTFTITNGGVFGSLVSTPIINYPQVAILGLHKIQDRPVAIDGQVEIRPMMYIALSYDHRIIDGQQAVLFLVRVKELMEDPASMLIDD is encoded by the coding sequence ATGATTGAGATCAAGGTGCCGCCCCTCGGCGAGTCCATCACCGAGGCGACCGTATCCCGCTGGCTCAAGCAGGAGGGCGATGCCATCGCGGTCGGCGACACCCTCGTCGAGCTTGAGACCGATAAAATCACCGTCGAAGTGCCCGCGCTCAATGCCGGCGTGCTGCAGAAGCGCGTCAAGCGCGAAGGCGATGTTGTCCAACTGAACGAGACGCTGGGGCATATCGGCGATGCCGGCAGCGGCGCGGCGGCGCCCGCCGCGAGCGCGCCGGCCCCGGCCGCACCCGCCCCGTCAGCCCCGCCCGCAGCCACCCCCGTCCCGCAGACGCCGCCGCGGATTCCGACGCCGCCGTCCACCGCCGCCATCGGCAGCGCGCCCGCGCCCCGTAACTCGGGCGAAGTCCGCGCCGCACCCTCGGCTTCCAAGCTTGCGAACGAGAACGGGCTCGACCTCTCATCCGTGCAGGGCACCGGCCGTGGTGGCGTGGTGTCCAAGCCTGACGTCGTCGACGCTCTCGAGCGCCGCACCACCGGATCCACGCCGTCGTCCACGCAGGCCAGCGACCCCGCTGCCGCGCCGCCGCCGGCCCCCAAGGCAGCCGCCCCGAGCGCCCCCCCCGCTACTGCGGCGCCAAAGCCGGCCGCCCCGGCCCCCGCCCCGCGCGCCCCCGGCGAGCGTGAGACGCGCGAGAAGATGACGACGCGCCGCAAGCGCATCGCCGAGAACCTGCTCAACGCACAGCACAGCACCGCGCACCTGACGACGTTCAATGAGATCGACATGAGCGCCGTCTCCGCCGTCCGCGCGCGGATGAAGGAGCGCGTCGAGAAGGAGCACGGCGTGAAGCTCAGCTTCATGCCCTTCTTCGCCAAGGCCGCCGCGATGGCGCTCAAGGCGTATCCGGTGGTGAACGCGCAGATCGACGGCGACAGCATCGTCTACAAGCACTACGTAAACCTCGGCATCGCCGTGGCCAGCGAGGCTGGGCTCGTCGTGCCGAACATCAAGGATGCCGACCGGCTCTCGATGGTCGGCTTCAGCCGCGCCATGAACGCCGTCGCCAAGCGCGCCCGCGACGGCAAGCTGACGATGGACGACCTCACCGGCGGCACGTTCACCATCACGAACGGTGGCGTGTTCGGCTCGCTGGTCTCCACGCCGATCATCAACTATCCGCAGGTCGCCATCCTCGGGCTGCACAAGATCCAGGACCGCCCCGTCGCCATCGACGGCCAGGTCGAGATCCGCCCGATGATGTACATCGCGCTCAGCTACGACCACCGCATCATCGACGGCCAGCAGGCCGTGCTGTTCCTCGTCCGGGTGAAGGAGCTCATGGAAGACCCGGCGTCGATGCTCATCGACGACTAG
- a CDS encoding thioredoxin domain-containing protein, with amino-acid sequence MLTTTAVCLTAVVVWRELAPRPTGRDTSAPRQVAWWEQARAVGLEIGDSTAALKIVEFVDLECPACRQYHESEFARFVAENADRAYSHVVVHLPLRGHRFAVAAAVAAECAAEQGVLRAFVDVALMRQREFGIASWSELGSDAGVPDLPGFDACLSEPRVRERVDAARNQALAWGINATPTFVVNGFLLGVPPSASRLSRWLGESKRGRLSLAEGTE; translated from the coding sequence GTGCTGACGACAACCGCTGTGTGTTTGACGGCGGTTGTCGTCTGGCGCGAGCTGGCTCCTCGACCAACGGGGCGCGACACTTCGGCGCCAAGACAGGTCGCCTGGTGGGAACAAGCGCGCGCAGTCGGTTTGGAGATTGGAGACTCCACGGCGGCACTGAAGATTGTCGAATTCGTCGACCTGGAATGCCCCGCGTGCAGGCAGTACCACGAATCAGAGTTCGCTCGGTTCGTAGCTGAGAATGCGGATCGAGCTTACTCGCACGTAGTGGTTCACCTTCCACTTCGAGGACATCGCTTTGCCGTCGCGGCTGCGGTAGCGGCGGAGTGCGCCGCGGAGCAGGGTGTGCTGCGAGCCTTCGTGGACGTTGCTCTAATGCGCCAACGAGAGTTCGGCATTGCTTCTTGGAGCGAATTGGGCTCTGATGCCGGTGTGCCGGATCTTCCGGGGTTTGACGCGTGCCTGTCGGAACCGAGGGTGCGAGAGCGGGTTGATGCTGCAAGGAATCAGGCGCTTGCTTGGGGTATCAACGCGACACCGACGTTTGTGGTCAATGGATTCCTCTTGGGCGTGCCGCCGTCGGCCAGTCGGTTGTCTCGTTGGCTCGGTGAATCCAAGCGAGGGAGGCTGAGTCTTGCCGAAGGAACCGAGTGA